In Clostridium sporogenes, one genomic interval encodes:
- a CDS encoding aldehyde dehydrogenase: MESIRDILEKQKSFFDKGYTKDINFRIEALKKLKHNIKINENNIFKALKIDLNKSEFETFITEIGIVYDEINGAIKNIKKWSKPKKVKTPITNFLASSYIYNEPYGVALIMAPWNYPFQLIMAPLVGAISAGNCVLLKPSELAVETEKIIVKIIKETFSDEYIGVVTGGVKESEALLKEKFDYIFYTGGINVGKIVMRAAAEHLIPITLELGGKSPCIVDKDANIDLAARRIAWGKFLNAGQTCVAPDYLVVHRNIKEKLISSIENYIVEFFGENTFESEDYPRIINERHFKRLEGYLKEGKIVSGGNTDINNLYIEPTIIEGINFENRIMEEEIFGPIFPVIEFENIDKVIDIVRNNPKPLALYYFSEDKEKQEFIIKNISFGGGCINDTIMHLSTSTLPFGGVGSSGMGSYHGRASFETFSHKKSILKKSNLVDIKIRYAPFKGKINLARKLFK; the protein is encoded by the coding sequence ATGGAAAGTATAAGAGATATATTGGAAAAACAGAAGAGTTTTTTTGATAAGGGATATACAAAGGATATAAACTTTAGAATAGAGGCTTTAAAAAAATTAAAACATAATATAAAAATCAATGAAAACAATATATTTAAAGCTTTAAAGATAGATTTAAATAAATCAGAATTTGAAACATTTATAACAGAAATAGGTATTGTGTATGATGAAATAAATGGAGCAATTAAAAATATAAAAAAATGGTCAAAGCCTAAAAAAGTAAAAACTCCAATTACTAATTTTTTAGCTAGTAGTTATATATACAATGAGCCTTACGGTGTAGCTTTAATAATGGCTCCCTGGAACTACCCATTTCAACTTATTATGGCTCCTTTAGTGGGAGCTATAAGTGCTGGTAATTGTGTTTTGTTAAAGCCTTCTGAACTAGCAGTAGAAACAGAAAAAATAATAGTTAAAATAATAAAAGAGACATTTTCTGATGAATATATAGGGGTTGTTACTGGTGGAGTAAAGGAAAGTGAAGCTTTGCTTAAAGAAAAATTCGATTATATATTTTATACGGGTGGAATAAATGTAGGTAAAATAGTTATGAGAGCAGCTGCAGAGCATTTGATCCCCATAACCTTAGAATTAGGAGGGAAAAGTCCCTGCATTGTTGACAAGGATGCTAACATAGATTTGGCTGCCAGAAGAATAGCTTGGGGAAAATTTTTAAATGCTGGACAAACCTGTGTAGCACCAGATTATTTAGTAGTGCATAGAAACATAAAAGAAAAATTAATAAGTTCAATAGAAAATTATATAGTTGAGTTTTTCGGAGAAAATACCTTTGAAAGTGAAGATTATCCTAGAATAATAAATGAAAGACACTTTAAAAGATTAGAAGGATATTTAAAGGAAGGAAAAATAGTTTCAGGAGGAAATACAGATATAAATAATTTATATATAGAGCCAACCATTATAGAAGGAATAAATTTTGAAAATAGAATAATGGAGGAAGAAATATTTGGTCCTATTTTTCCAGTTATAGAATTCGAAAACATAGATAAAGTTATAGACATAGTAAGAAATAATCCTAAACCACTAGCACTATATTATTTTTCTGAAGATAAAGAAAAACAGGAATTTATTATTAAAAATATATCTTTTGGTGGAGGATGTATAAATGATACTATAATGCATTTGTCTACTTCTACATTACCCTTTGGTGGTGTAGGAAGTAGTGGAATGGGAAGCTACCATGGGAGAGCTAGTTTTGAAACCTTTTCTCATAAAAAAAGTATACTTAAGAAGAGTAATTTAGTAGATATAAAAATAAGATATGCACCTTTTAAAGGAAAAATAAATTTAGCGAGAAAATTATTTAAGTAA
- a CDS encoding HD domain-containing protein — translation MNTRDEINKDIQKVFKDIDEHILRDEKPSDYINKLYEEGKLEGYPFDMLTTLKKIDQSPKYHPEGSVWNHIMMVLDNGAKERAKSENKRIFMWACLLHDIGKGTTTKIRKGRITSYNHDKEGEGLSIKFLKCFTEDEEFIKEVSKLVRWHMQPLFVNKNLPFKDIETMVKEVSIKEIALISLCDRLGRGGMSEGKKEEEIKAIDLFIEKCSNYM, via the coding sequence ATGAATACTAGAGATGAAATTAATAAAGATATACAGAAGGTATTTAAAGATATAGATGAGCATATTTTAAGGGATGAAAAACCTTCTGATTATATAAATAAATTATATGAAGAAGGAAAATTAGAAGGATATCCTTTTGATATGCTTACAACCTTAAAAAAAATAGATCAGTCACCTAAGTATCATCCAGAGGGAAGTGTTTGGAATCATATTATGATGGTTTTAGATAATGGAGCCAAGGAAAGAGCGAAAAGTGAAAATAAAAGAATATTTATGTGGGCATGTCTTCTGCATGATATAGGTAAGGGAACTACTACAAAAATTAGAAAGGGAAGAATAACTTCCTATAATCATGATAAGGAAGGTGAGGGATTAAGTATAAAATTTTTAAAATGCTTTACAGAGGATGAGGAATTTATAAAGGAAGTTTCTAAATTAGTAAGATGGCATATGCAACCTCTTTTTGTTAATAAGAATTTGCCTTTTAAGGATATAGAAACTATGGTGAAAGAAGTTTCTATTAAAGAAATAGCTCTAATTTCTTTATGTGATAGATTGGGAAGAGGAGGTATGTCAGAAGGAAAAAAAGAAGAGGAAATTAAAGCAATAGATTTATTTATAGAGAAATGCTCCAATTATATGTAA
- a CDS encoding MBL fold metallo-hydrolase RNA specificity domain-containing protein, with translation MEIKFLGAASCVTGSCHLLKIKDKNILLDCGTYQGKDDEGDRNYSFKFDVKDIDCVILSHAHIDHSGRIPLLYKLGYRGKVISTKATADLCSIMLPDSGHILESEVEWKNRKRIRSGLDPIEPLYTLKIAQMSTSLFEGYNYNEYIEIFSNLKIRFLDSGHLLGSAITELYITENDKEFKIVYSGDLGNTNLPILKDPVQVDYADYLLMETTYGNRVHDNINSQLKQLIHIIKDTFKRGGNVIIPSFAVGRTQEVIYALNKYVESNILRNIKVYVDSPLASEATKIFNEYTIDFDEDAQKLLNKGDNPLEFNGLYFTNSPQESMELNKIKTGAIIISASGMCEAGRIRHHLKHNLWRKECSIVFVGYQAEGTLGQKILSGSKKVKLFGEEIAVNAEIYNLPSLSGHADKNGLLNWLENFKERPKEVILIHGEKDSRDYFRNLLIEKNYNTFCPNIGDIYSSKFKGQRKSEIKNKITNLLSSIEDIDSLNKEDLLNLIKKEIY, from the coding sequence ATGGAAATAAAATTCTTAGGAGCAGCTTCTTGTGTAACAGGTTCCTGCCACTTATTAAAAATAAAGGATAAAAATATTCTTTTAGATTGTGGTACTTATCAAGGCAAAGACGATGAAGGAGATAGAAATTATTCTTTTAAATTTGATGTTAAAGATATAGACTGTGTAATACTCTCTCATGCTCATATAGATCACAGTGGACGAATTCCTCTTTTATATAAACTAGGCTATAGAGGGAAAGTTATCTCTACTAAAGCTACTGCAGACCTATGTTCCATTATGCTTCCTGACAGCGGCCATATATTAGAATCAGAAGTTGAATGGAAAAATAGAAAAAGAATTCGTAGTGGTCTAGACCCTATAGAGCCTTTATATACTTTAAAAATAGCTCAAATGAGTACATCTCTTTTTGAAGGTTACAATTACAATGAATATATAGAAATATTCTCTAACCTTAAAATAAGATTTTTAGATTCTGGTCATCTTTTAGGCTCTGCTATAACTGAATTATATATAACTGAAAATGATAAGGAATTTAAAATTGTTTATTCCGGTGATCTAGGCAATACAAATTTGCCTATACTAAAAGATCCTGTTCAAGTAGATTATGCAGACTATCTGCTAATGGAAACAACCTATGGAAATAGAGTTCATGATAACATAAATTCTCAATTAAAGCAATTAATTCATATTATAAAGGATACCTTTAAAAGAGGAGGTAATGTTATTATTCCTTCCTTTGCTGTGGGTAGAACTCAAGAGGTAATATACGCATTAAATAAATATGTGGAAAGTAATATATTAAGAAATATCAAAGTCTACGTAGATAGCCCTTTAGCTTCAGAAGCTACTAAGATATTTAATGAATACACCATTGACTTTGATGAAGATGCTCAAAAATTATTAAACAAAGGTGATAATCCTCTAGAATTTAATGGTCTTTACTTTACTAATTCTCCTCAAGAATCTATGGAATTAAATAAAATAAAAACCGGTGCTATTATAATATCTGCTAGCGGTATGTGTGAAGCTGGTAGAATTCGTCATCACCTCAAACATAATCTTTGGAGAAAAGAGTGTTCTATAGTATTTGTAGGCTATCAAGCTGAGGGGACTTTAGGACAAAAAATATTAAGTGGTTCTAAAAAAGTGAAATTATTTGGTGAAGAAATTGCTGTAAATGCTGAAATATATAATCTACCATCATTATCTGGTCATGCTGACAAAAACGGTCTATTAAATTGGTTAGAAAACTTTAAAGAAAGACCTAAGGAAGTTATACTAATCCACGGTGAAAAAGATTCAAGAGACTACTTTAGAAATCTATTAATTGAAAAAAACTACAATACTTTTTGTCCTAATATAGGTGATATATATTCAAGCAAATTTAAAGGTCAAAGGAAAAGTGAAATTAAAAATAAAATAACTAATTTATTATCTTCTATAGAAGATATAGACTCATTAAATAAAGAAGATTTATTAAACTTGATTAAAAAAGAAATATATTAA